In the Streptomyces sp. 3214.6 genome, TACGAAGAGCGCGTCGATAACGGACAACCGCACCCCGAACCCCGAACCATCCGGAACGGAAAACGAAGACGGCCTCCCTCGCCGAGCAACTGCAGCAGTCTACTCGGCCAGGGAGGCCACAGAAAAATCGATCAGCCTCAGCGGCCGGCCGACCTACTGCTCGTCGAACAGACTCGTCACCGAACCGTCCTCGAACACCTCACGCACCGCGTTCGCGATCGTCGGCGCGATCGACAACACCGTGATCTTGTCCACCTCCAGCTCACCCGGAGTCGGCAGAGTGTTCGTGAAGATGAACTCGCTCACCTGCGAGTTCTTCAGACGATCCGCCGCCGGACCCGACAGCACACCGTGCGTCGCCGTCACGATGACGTCCTCCGCACCGTGCGCGAACAACGCGTCGGCCGCCGCACAGATCGTGCCACCCGTGTCGATCATGTCGTCGACCAGGACACACACCCGACCCTCGACCTCGCCCACCACCTCATGGACGGTCACCTGGTTCGCCACGTCCTTGTCACGCCGCTTGTGCACGATCGCCAGCGGCGCACCCAACCGGTCACACCAACGGTCCGCCACCCGCACCCGACCCGCGTCCGGCGACACCACGGTCAACTTCGCACGGTCCACCTTGCTGCCCACGTAGTCCGCGAGCAGCGGCAGCGCGAAAAGATGATCCACCGGGCCGTCGAAGAAACCCTGGATCTGATCCGTGTGCAGATCCACCGTCAGGATCCGGTCCGCACCCGCCGTCTTCATCATGTCCGCGATCAGCCGCGCCGAGATCGGCTCACGACCACGGTGCTTCTTGTCCTGCCGCGCATAGCCGTAGAACGGCACGATCACCGTGATCGAACGCGCCGAAGCCCGCTTCAACGCATCGATCATGATCAACTGCTCCATGATCCACTTGTTGATCGGAGCCGTGTGGCTCTGGATCAGGAAACAGTCCGCACCACGCGCCGACTCCTGATAACGAACATAGATCTCACCATTGGCGAAATCGAAGGCCTTCGTCGGGACGACCCCGACACCCAGCTGGTGGGCGACCTCCTCGGCAAGCTCGGGGTGGGCGCGGCCGGAGAAGAACATCATCTTCTTCTCGCCGGTCGTCTTGATCCCGGTCACAGCACTGTCTCCTCAGAGGTGTCTCAGCTGGATGTCGAGAGACCACGCCACTGGGCGCGACGAGGCCGTCTCAGCTGGTGGGGTGCGGATGTGCACTTATCACGGTACGCCGTGTTCGACGCACCTGTTTCCGGTCAGCTCTCGCTTTCCTCCTGGCGAGAGGCCGCCTCCGCAGCCTTCGCCGCCGCGCTGCCCGGACGCTTACGAGCCACCCAACCCTCGATATTCCGCTGCTGACCACGGGCCACGGCCAGCGAACCGGGCGGCACATCCTTCGTGATCACGGACCCGGCGGCGGTGTACGCGCCATCCCCGACCGTGACAGGAGCCACAAACATGTTGTCCGACCCCGTCTTGCAGTGCGAGCCGACCGTGGTGTGATGCTTGCTCTCCCCGTCGTAGTTCACGAACACGCTCGCCGCACCGATGTTGCTGTACTCACCGATCGTCGCGTCACCCACATACGACAGATGCGGAATCTTCGTCCCCTCGCCGATGGAGGCGTTCTTCGTCTCCACGAACGTGCCGATCTTGCCCTTCGCCGCGAGACGGGTACCGGGACGCAGATAGGCAAACGGCCCGACGCTCGCGTTCGGCCCGACGCGCGCGCTGTCCGAAACGGTGTTGTCGACCCGCGCACCCGCACCGACGACCGTGTTCCTCAGCCGGCTGTTGGGACCGACCTCCGCACCCTCGCCGATGTGCGTGGAACCGTGCAGCTGCGTACCCGGGTGGACGACGGCGTCCTGCTCGAACGTCACGGTCACGTCGACCCAGGTCGTGGCCGGGTCGATGACGGTGACACCGGACAGCATGGCAGCGGTCAACAGCCGCTCGTTCAGAATCCGACGGGCCTCACTCAGCTGCACCCGGTTGTTGATACCGGCGATCTCACGGTGATCGGCGGCGACGGACGCACCGACGCGGTGACCGGCCTCGCGGAGTATCCCGAGGACGTCGGTCAGGTACTCCTCGCCCTGACTGTTGTCCGTCCGCACCTTCTTCAGCGCGTCCGCGAGCAGCGCCCCGTCGAACGCGAACACCCCGGAGTTGATCTCACGGATCGCCAGTACGGCCGCGGACGCGTCCTTGTGCTCGACGATCGCGGTGACGGCACCCGAGGCGTCGTCCCGCACGATCCGCCCGTACCCGGTCGCGTCCGGCACCTCGGCGGTCAACACGGTGACCGCGTTGCCGTCCGCCTGATGCGTCGCGGCCAGCCGGGCGAGAGTCGCGCCGGTCAGCAGCGGGGTGTCACCGCAGACGACCACGACCGTCCCGTCCACGCTCCCACCGAGCTGCTCAAGACCCATCCGGACGGCGTGCCCGGTGCCGTTCTGCTCCTCCTGCACGGCGGTGCGTACGGCGGCGTCGACCTCGGCGAGGTGCGCGGTGACCTTCTCGCGGGCGTGCCCCACGACGACGACCAGGTTCTCGGGGTTCAGTTCGCGGGCGGCGGCCAGCACATGGCCCACGAGGCTGCGGCCGCAGATCTCGTGGAGAACCTTCGGTATGGCCGACTTCATACGGGTGCCCTCACCCGCTGCGAGAACGACGACGGCTGCCGGGCGATTGGCGCTCACGGAAGTTGCCCTTCGGCTGTGGAGTGAGGTGGGACATCCGAAGGATACCGGGGCGTTTCTGGGGGGACATGAGAGCGGGCCCTGACAGTGCTGTCAGGGCCCACGTTCACTGGGGCTCCCGGGGAAGGATTCGAACCTCCATAAGCGACACCAAAAGACGCTGTCCTGCCCTTAGACGACCCGGGATCGCCCTTATGTCCGGTTCGACAGGTCGTCCGGACGGACAGCTCCTACTATGCCGTACCACCAGCCTTCGATGCGACGGTGTAGGTCAGCACTTTGCAGCACGGCCACCCGAAGGCACCCGTAGTAACCCTCTCCGACGTTGGTCCGGTTGGTCTTGGGGTTATGTCTCTTGAGGGTCGTCTTCAGGAGGTCGTCGACCTTGATGCCGACCTGGTCTGCCCAGTAGGCCTCGGCTCTCGGCACGTCTGCGGATTCGTGGATGTTGACGGAGAACCGCCGGTGTTCCAGTTCCACGCCAAGCAGGTCGAGCCAAGCCAAAAACAGCCTGATCATGTTGGGGTCGCTGTTCACGAAAATGACGCGCCGGTTGGAGCCGGGCTTCGCCTTCGCTCCCTCGGACCAGTAGAGCCCGACGCCCACCAGGAACAGTTCGCGGGGCGTGATAGACCCGATTTCCGCGCACGCCTTGGTCCTCAGCTCTTCCCGCGCCACAGTGCGGTTCTCGACCGCTTGCTGCACCCCGCGTCGCGCCGCCGTCGTGTCTGAGGGGCGCGGCCGCTCCGGAAACGGAAGATCCCGCACCCAAAGTGACACCGAACTCTTCGAGCACCCCAGTTCCGCCTGGATCTGGTTGTACGTCCAGCCCTGCTGTCGCAGCTCCCTTGCTCGCTCCCGGAGGTCGTCCTTCGCTCGCGGGCGTTTCGTCCACTCCGGGGGTGGCTCACCCTCGACGAGGCGTTGGAGGGTGTCCTTGTTGTGCACCTGGAGCTCGTCGCGGATCTGCCGAAGGCTGAGGCCCTCGCGCCGCAAGGTCACCGCCCGCTCCCGGAGTGTCTCGAAGTCCGCGTACTTGCCATGAGAATGTGCCATACGCATACCGTCCGGGCGGAATGGCTGATTCCGGTGTCGAACGGGGCTGGTTCAGCAGTTCGAGGGATACCGGTGGGTTTCGATGCCGTTCGGTTATGGGGTGTGGTGGGGGCCGGTCGGGGAAAGTCGCCGGAAAAGCCGGGGGGTGCGCCCGTAGGCTGGAGGCATGACCACGACGGGGGATGAGGACACGGCGGCCCTGGGAGGGCCGTGGTGGTGGACCAGATGGCGTAGCGCGGCGTTCGACTGGAGCCTGGGGCTCGTGTCCGCCGTGGAGTGTGTGGTGGAGGGGGTTCCGTTCGCACGGGACGCGGGGATTCCGGTGGCGGTGGGCGTCGTTTTCGGGTTGCTCGCCGGGTCGGTGTTGGTGGTGCGGCGGAAGTGGCCCATCGCTGTGGTGCTGGTGGCGATCGCGATCACGCCGGCCCAGATGGGCTTCCTGATGGGGATCGTGGGGCTGTACACGCTCGCCGCGTCGGAGCTGCCTCGGCGGATCATCGCCTCGTTGGCGGGGATGCAGTTGGTGGGCACGTTGATCGTGACGTTCGTGCAGGTGCGGCAGAGCATGAACCGGGGGTCTTTGACGCTGGGGGATTGGTTTGTTCCGTTCGCCGCGATCACGACGTCGCTCGGGCTGACCGCGCCGCCGCTGCTGCTGGGGATGTACGTCGGGGCCCGGCGGCGGCTGATGGAGAGCTTGCGGGAGCGGGCGGACAGTCTGGAGCGGGAGTTGCAGCTGCTCGCGGAGCGGGCGGAGGAGCGGGCGGAGTGGGCGCGCGGTGAGGAGCGGACCCGGATCGCGCGGGAGATGCATGACGTGGTCGCGCATCGGGTGAGCCTGATGGTGGTGCATGCCGCGGCGTTGCAGGCCGTAGCGCGGAAGGACCCTGAGAAGGCGGTGCGGAATGCGGCCTTGGTGGGTGACATGGGGCGGCAGGCGTTGACGGAGCTGCGGGAGATGCTCGGGGTGTTGCGCAGCGGTGGCTCGGGGGAGCGGTCGGCGTCGGCGTCCGTGTCGTTGGTGGCGGTGGAAGTGACCAGGGCTGTGGTGGAGGAGGGGGAGGGGCCTTGTCTGGAGGAGTTGGAGGAGTTGGTGGGGCAGTCGGCGGCTGCGGGGATGGTCGTGGAGTTGTCGGTGGAGGGGGAGGTGCGGTCGTATGCGCCGGAGGTGGAGCAGACGGCGTATCGGGTGGTGCAGGAGGCGTTGACGAACGTTCACAAGCATGCGGCGGGTGCGAAGGCGCATGTGCGGTTGGCGCATCGGGTGGCGGAGATCGCGATGCAGGTGGAGAACGGTCCGCCGGCGGAGGCGGGGTCGGCGTCGGCGGCGCGGTTGCCGTCGGGGGGTAATGGGTTGGTGGGGATGAAGGAGCGGGTGGTGGCGTTGGGTGGGGTGTTTGTGTCGGGGCCGACGGAGGCGGGGGGTTTTCGGGTGTCGGCGGTGATTCCGGCCGGGTAGCCCGGGCCGGGGTGGTCCTGTCTGCGGTGGTCCTGGCTGTGGTGGTCCTGGCTGTGGTGGTGCGTGTGGGGGGTGTGGGGGTCAGTCGGCGGTGAGGCGGAGGGGCTCGATGCCGGCGGTGAGGGCTCCGAGGGCTTGGTCGATGTCGGGGCCGAGGTACCAGTCGCCGGTGTGGTCGAGGGCGTAGACGCGGCCTGCGGCGTCGATGGCGAGGAGGGAGTGGGTGTCGGTTTCGGTGCCGAGGGGGGCGACGTCGGTGTCGAGGGCGCGGCCGAGGTCGGCGAGGGTGCGGGCGAGGTGGAGGCCGTGGAGGGGGTCGAGGTGGAGTGTGGTGGGGGCGATCTGGCGGCCGGGTCCGGTGGGGGTGATGGTGAGCCCGCCGAATTCGGCCCAGGCTTCTACGGCGGCGGGGAAGACGGCGTGGCGGTGGCCGGCGGGTGAGGTGTGGTCGCGGAGGGCGTCGGCCCAGATCTCGGCTTGTTTGATGTCCCAGCGTCCGGGTTGCCAGCCGGCGGCGCGCAGGGCGGCGTCGACGGGGACGGGGAAGCGGGTGGAGGAGGTGCGGTCGGGGTGCATCTGCCCTTCGTTCGTCGTGCTGGTGGTGCGCGGCCCGGGGTGAGGCCGTGGAGCGGAGCGCGGGGGACGCTGGGGTGCTGGGGTGCTGGGGTGCTGGGGTGCTGGGGCTGGGCTGGCTGGCTGGGGTGCTGGGTTGCCTGGGGCGGTCGGTTCAGTCGTCGGTGGTGGGGGCGACGATGCGGACGCCGAAGTGGGCGCTGAGGGCGGTGCAGGCGCGGCAGGGGGTGGCGAAGCTGCCGTGGAGGGGGTCGCCGTCCTCGCGGATGCGGCGGGTGGTGAGTTTGGCTTGTTTGAGGGTCTTGCGGGCTTCGCCGTTGGTCATGGGTCTGCGGGCGGCGCGTTTGCTGCGGGCGGCGTCGGCGGCGGCGATGTGGCGGGAGATGAGGAGTGCTTCGGCGCAGCGGCCGGTGAAGCGGTCGCGTTGGGCGCTGGTGAGGGTGTCGAGGAAGTCCTGGACGAGGGGGTGCAGGGGTGGGGGTTGGTCGCCGCGGGCGGCGGTGCCGGTGAGGGTGGCGGTGCCGCGGACGGAGAGGGCGGCGGCGATGGTGGGGAGTATGCCGTCGCGGCGGTGGCGGAGGGTGGGGGCGTGGGGGGTTTCGGTGGCGGACCAGCCGATGCGGGGGTCGCCGCCGGGGTTGGTGTGCGGGCCGGTGTGGCCTGTGGGGCCGGTGTGCGGGTCGCCGGTTCGGCCGGTGTTCTGGTCGGCTGTGTAGCCGTGGTGCAGGTTGTCGGTCCTGCCGGTGTGTGGCCCCGTCTGCGTCGTGTCCATGATCGTCATCCCCTCCCGTGCATCCCCCCGGACGTCACAGGGTGCCAAATGGCGTGGCGGGTGCGGAAGCTGGGGCGGTGCGACACGCCCGGGTTTGGGCTGGCTGTCACGGCAGGGTGACGGCTGGTCACGGAAGCGGAGGCCCGGTGACCGGTGTCGTCGTACGGCATAGGCTGTCGGCACCGCGATGCGCGCGGTTGACGCGCGTTGGAGATTGTTGGAGACAGTCGATACGGGGTGTGGTGGTTCGGGACCGGAAGCGGAACCGGCCGCTGCGGTCCGTACAGAGTGCCGCAGGGGGCAACCGCCATGACGACAGGTCGGCTCGGGCAGCAAGCCGCGCCGCCGAACGCGGCCTATGCCGGGCAGGTCGTGCATTTCCCGGATCCGGTCCGGGCGGCACGGCACCCGAGGGGCGTGCGGGTGGACGAGCGGGGCTACCCGGATTTCTCGCCGTATGCGCGGGCGGTCGCGGAGATCGCGGATCCGCCGGAGGGTTTCGGCGTGGACGAGCTGCGGTTGACGGACTATGTGTCGGCGAACGCGGCGTTGGCGGCGTCGGGGCATGAGCTGTGGGACACGGTGTCGGCGGTGGCGACTCCGCATGGCTGGACGTGGCATCACGTGGTGGGGTCGCGGCGGCTGGAGTTGGTTCCGGTCGAGGTGAAGGCCTTGCTGCGGCATCACGGTGGTGTGTCGACGGCTGCGGTGGATCAGTCGAAGCGGGGGACGCGGCCGTTGCAGGAGACGCGTCCGGCGCATTTCGGGCTGCCGAAGTCGGGTGTGGCGGTGACGGAGCAGCAGGTGCAGGGGGTCGAGGAGGACCTGGGGTACCGGCTGCCGGGGGCGTACCGGTCGTTCGTGAAGGCGGCGGGTGGTTGTGCGCCGGTGGGTGCGGCGTTGGACGCGGAGCTGGGGCTGCTGGTGGACCAGCCGTTCTTCACGGTGCGGGACGAGGCGGCCGTCAATGACCTGGTGTATGTGAACAAGTGTTTGCGTGATCATCTGACGAAGGACTATCTGGGCGTCGGTTTCGTGCAGGGCGGCCTGCTGGCCGTGAAGGTGCGGGGAGAGCGGGCGGGTTCGGTGTGGTTCTGTGCGTACGACGATGTGCGGGACGTGGATCCGGGGTGGTCGCCGGCGGAGCGGATGGAGCGGTTGTTGCTGCCGTGCGGTGAGGACTTCGACGTCTTCCTGTCGCGTCTGGCCGGTAATCCGCCGGAGTTGGAGACGGTGGCGAATCTGATGGTGGACGGCGGTTTCGCGCGTGCGGTGCCGGCGGCCGCGGCGTCTTCTGCGTCTTCTGTGTCGTCGGTGGGGGAGTGAGCTGAGCGATGGTGACGTTCGCGCAGGCGCAGGAGCGCGCCGAAGAGTGGATCAACGGGGATGTGCCGGCGTACCAGCATCGTGAGGTGCGGGTGCGGGAGTTCGAACTCGGGTTCGTGGTGTGGGCCGAGGACCGTGCGGAGGGCCCGCGTTCGGACGGGGGTGCGCAGCGGCTGGTGATCGCCCGGGACAGCGGGGAGGCCACGTTGTGGCCCGCGGTTGCGGTGGGCGAGGTGATCCGCCGGTACGAGGAGGAGTACGGTCGCCCGCCGGAGCCCGCCGACGCGGTGCCGGCGCCTGCGGCGCGGGTGGACCTGAATCAGACGTCGTTCTTGTTGTCGCCGCCGGAGTGGTTGCAGGAGGCGGCGGACAAGCTGGGGATCGCGGACCAGCGGGAAGCCGGTTCCGGGGCCGGTTCGAGGGCCGGTTCGAGGGCTGGTTCGGGGGCCGGTTCCAGTGATGTGCCAGAGGGGGCGCCCGGTGGTGTGCCTGGCGGTGTGCCCGCGGGTGGCGATCCCTCGCTTCCGCAGACGCAGGCCGGTGCCCCGGCTTCCGCTCCGGTGGCGCCGGCCGCTCCCGTTGCGCCCGCCGCTCCCGCCGGGGCGACGCCGTGGGCGGGGACGGACACCAACGCCGACGCCGGTGACGACCGTTCCGTACCGCTGCCCGCGACCGTGTTCGCGCCGCCGCTGAGCGGTTCCGACGAGGAGTCGGCGCCGCCGACGGCCGCGTCGGACGCCAAGACGGCCCTGATGTCGGGCGGCAGCCAACTGCCGCCCACAGCGGTCGCACCGGCGCTCACCGAGCCGGGCGCGCCTGCCTCGCAGGGGACCCAGGGTGCGCAGGGTGCGCCGCAGTCACAGCCTCCGTCACCGGGTGCGTCGCCGCATGCGCCGTCGTACGGCTATCCGCAGCGCGCCGGTGCTCCGTCGGCTCAGGGCGGTCCGGTTGCGCCTGCGCGGCCGCTCGCGCCGAACGCCGGTGACATCGCCGACGCCGCGACCAGCAAGGCGGCGCCGCCTCCGCGTCGTAACCGTGGGACAGGAGCGGCGCCGCCGCCTCCTCCGGGTGCGCCGGGAACGCCGGGTGCGCGGCCGGGCAACACGCCTGCGGCTCCCCCGTCCGGGCCGGGCGCGCCCGGCACCCCGGCGGGCGGGTACGTGCCCACGCAGCTGGTGTCGGCCCTGGGCCCCGACGGACCGGCGGGACCGGCAGGACCGGCAGGACCGGCGGGACCTGGTGCAGGGGGTGCAGGAGGGGGCGCGGGCAACGCGCCGCAGCCTCCCGGTGCGCCGAACGCGCCGGCCGCCGGGCCGAATCCGCCTGGCGGTACGCCCCCCGGTGGCGTCCACCACGCCGCGACGATGCTCGCCGACCCCGGTCGGATGGGGCCGCCCGGGGCGCAGGGCGCGCCTCAGCCGCCCCAGCCGCCTGGCCCTCCGGGTGCTCCTGGTGCCCCGGGTATGCCGGGTGCGCCGGCCGCTCCGGGCACCCACGGTGCGCCGCAGGCCCCGGGTGCTCCCGGTGTTCCGGGCGCCCCCGGCATGGCTCCCGGCGCTCATGGCTCCGTGGGGGGCGCGCCGGGTGCCGTTCATCATGCGCAGACCATGCTGGCCGGGCCCCCGCAGGGCGGCCCCGGCGCACCGGGGGCACCGGGGGCCCCTGGCGCACCAGGATTCCCGGGTGCCCCCGGCATGCCTCCTGGCGGGCACGTGCCGCCGGGTGCGATGCCTTCGGCGGGTGGGCCCGTGCCAGGTGGTGGGCCGCTGCCGGGGCAGGCGCCTGGCTACGGGTATCCGCAGCAGCAGGGGTTGCCCACGGTCGGTCCCGGCTATCAGGCCGTGCTGCGTTATCGCGCGCACGACGGGTCGGAGCAGCAGTTGATCCGGCGTTCGGCGCCGGGGACGCCGCACCCGGAGTGGCAGATCTTCCACGAGCTGCGGGCGATGAACGTGCCGCCGGATCAGGTGCTGGAGCTGCACACGGAGTTGGAGTCGTGCGAGCTGCCGGGTGCCTACTGTGCGCGGATGATCCGGGAGCAGTGGCCGCAGGCGCGGATCACGAGCATCGCGCCGTACGGCACGGATCACGCGAGCCGGCAGCAGGGGATGCAGCAACTGCTGGCGCATCAGGGCGAGTTGCATCAGGTGGCGGACGGGCCTGCGCGTCCGGCGCCCGTTCGTGCGCCGTTGCCCGCGGTTCCGCCGGCGCCGCCGGTTCCGCCGGAGGCGATCGGGCAGGAGCTGGCGGCGGTGTTCGGGCCGTCGGTGTTCCGGTTCGAGCAGGCCGCGGTGTCCCGGCAGGGTGTGCCGCCGGTCGTGGCGCACACGCTGGTGGTGGCGGGTCTGCCGGGGGACATGGGGCCGTTCTTCTGGGCGCAGGCCCAGCCGGGCCGGCCGGTGCCGACGCTGGCGGAGCTGGCGGCGGAGCGGGGTGTGCAGCCGGCGTCGGACGCGGGTTCGTACCTCGTCATGGGCAGTGACTTCGGCAAGGCGATCTGTGTGCAGTACGGGACGGCGAACATCGTCGCGGTGCCGGTGGAGGCGGGGCCGGGCGGTGTGCCCGTGCCGCCGCAGTTCGTGAACACCGGGCTGCCGGAGTTCGCGCGCTGTCTGGCTCTGCTGGGGCGGATGTGGCGGCTGCGGTTCGGTCTGAACCAGGAGCAGGCGGGCCGCTGGACCGTCGACTTCCAGGCCCAGCTGGCCTCGCTCGACCCGGCGGCGCTCGGTTCGCCGGAGAGCTGGTGGTCGGTGCTGCTGGAGCAGATGTGGGACGGCCTGCTGTGAGGCGTATGTTCCGCCGACAGACCTGCGGAAGGGGCGGGCCCGGTCGAGCGTGAGTGATGAGAACGTCAGCGATGAGTTCGGGGGGTGGATCGGGTCTGCCCTGGTATGACTCGCATCATCGCTGACATCTCGGTTTCCCTCGACGGCTTCGTCACCGGGCCCGACCCCGGTCCGGACAACGGTCTGGGGGTCGGTGGCGAGGCCCTGCACACGTGGGCGTTCTCCGACGATCCCGACGACCGCCGGTATCTGCGTGAGGGGACCGCCCGCTCGGGCGCCGTCGTCCTGGGCCGCCGGCTCTTCGACGTGGTCGACGGGCCGCAGGGCTGGGACGACACGACCGGCTACGGCGCCGGTGAGGTCGGCAAGCCCGCGTTCGTCGTCGTGACGAACTCGCCGCCGAAGGCGGTGCGGCTCGCCGGCCTCGACTGGACGTTCGTCACGACAGGTCTGGCCGATGCCGTCGCCGCCGCGCGTGAGCGTGCCGAGGTGGCGTCGTCGGCCGTCGGCAAGGATCTCGACGTCGTCCTCATGGGCGGCGGCGCCACGATCCGCTCGGCGTTCGACGCCGGGTTGGTCGACGTGCTGACGGTGCACCTCGCGCCCGTCGTGCTGGGCTCCGGGACGCCCCTGTTCACC is a window encoding:
- a CDS encoding ribose-phosphate diphosphokinase; the protein is MTGIKTTGEKKMMFFSGRAHPELAEEVAHQLGVGVVPTKAFDFANGEIYVRYQESARGADCFLIQSHTAPINKWIMEQLIMIDALKRASARSITVIVPFYGYARQDKKHRGREPISARLIADMMKTAGADRILTVDLHTDQIQGFFDGPVDHLFALPLLADYVGSKVDRAKLTVVSPDAGRVRVADRWCDRLGAPLAIVHKRRDKDVANQVTVHEVVGEVEGRVCVLVDDMIDTGGTICAAADALFAHGAEDVIVTATHGVLSGPAADRLKNSQVSEFIFTNTLPTPGELEVDKITVLSIAPTIANAVREVFEDGSVTSLFDEQ
- the glmU gene encoding bifunctional UDP-N-acetylglucosamine diphosphorylase/glucosamine-1-phosphate N-acetyltransferase GlmU, with translation MSANRPAAVVVLAAGEGTRMKSAIPKVLHEICGRSLVGHVLAAARELNPENLVVVVGHAREKVTAHLAEVDAAVRTAVQEEQNGTGHAVRMGLEQLGGSVDGTVVVVCGDTPLLTGATLARLAATHQADGNAVTVLTAEVPDATGYGRIVRDDASGAVTAIVEHKDASAAVLAIREINSGVFAFDGALLADALKKVRTDNSQGEEYLTDVLGILREAGHRVGASVAADHREIAGINNRVQLSEARRILNERLLTAAMLSGVTVIDPATTWVDVTVTFEQDAVVHPGTQLHGSTHIGEGAEVGPNSRLRNTVVGAGARVDNTVSDSARVGPNASVGPFAYLRPGTRLAAKGKIGTFVETKNASIGEGTKIPHLSYVGDATIGEYSNIGAASVFVNYDGESKHHTTVGSHCKTGSDNMFVAPVTVGDGAYTAAGSVITKDVPPGSLAVARGQQRNIEGWVARKRPGSAAAKAAEAASRQEESES
- a CDS encoding sensor histidine kinase → MTTTGDEDTAALGGPWWWTRWRSAAFDWSLGLVSAVECVVEGVPFARDAGIPVAVGVVFGLLAGSVLVVRRKWPIAVVLVAIAITPAQMGFLMGIVGLYTLAASELPRRIIASLAGMQLVGTLIVTFVQVRQSMNRGSLTLGDWFVPFAAITTSLGLTAPPLLLGMYVGARRRLMESLRERADSLERELQLLAERAEERAEWARGEERTRIAREMHDVVAHRVSLMVVHAAALQAVARKDPEKAVRNAALVGDMGRQALTELREMLGVLRSGGSGERSASASVSLVAVEVTRAVVEEGEGPCLEELEELVGQSAAAGMVVELSVEGEVRSYAPEVEQTAYRVVQEALTNVHKHAAGAKAHVRLAHRVAEIAMQVENGPPAEAGSASAARLPSGGNGLVGMKERVVALGGVFVSGPTEAGGFRVSAVIPAG
- a CDS encoding SUKH-3 domain-containing protein yields the protein MHPDRTSSTRFPVPVDAALRAAGWQPGRWDIKQAEIWADALRDHTSPAGHRHAVFPAAVEAWAEFGGLTITPTGPGRQIAPTTLHLDPLHGLHLARTLADLGRALDTDVAPLGTETDTHSLLAIDAAGRVYALDHTGDWYLGPDIDQALGALTAGIEPLRLTAD
- a CDS encoding YwqJ-related putative deaminase, yielding MTIMDTTQTGPHTGRTDNLHHGYTADQNTGRTGDPHTGPTGHTGPHTNPGGDPRIGWSATETPHAPTLRHRRDGILPTIAAALSVRGTATLTGTAARGDQPPPLHPLVQDFLDTLTSAQRDRFTGRCAEALLISRHIAAADAARSKRAARRPMTNGEARKTLKQAKLTTRRIREDGDPLHGSFATPCRACTALSAHFGVRIVAPTTDD
- a CDS encoding SMI1/KNR4 family protein; translated protein: MTTGRLGQQAAPPNAAYAGQVVHFPDPVRAARHPRGVRVDERGYPDFSPYARAVAEIADPPEGFGVDELRLTDYVSANAALAASGHELWDTVSAVATPHGWTWHHVVGSRRLELVPVEVKALLRHHGGVSTAAVDQSKRGTRPLQETRPAHFGLPKSGVAVTEQQVQGVEEDLGYRLPGAYRSFVKAAGGCAPVGAALDAELGLLVDQPFFTVRDEAAVNDLVYVNKCLRDHLTKDYLGVGFVQGGLLAVKVRGERAGSVWFCAYDDVRDVDPGWSPAERMERLLLPCGEDFDVFLSRLAGNPPELETVANLMVDGGFARAVPAAAASSASSVSSVGE
- a CDS encoding SUKH-4 family immunity protein; protein product: MVTFAQAQERAEEWINGDVPAYQHREVRVREFELGFVVWAEDRAEGPRSDGGAQRLVIARDSGEATLWPAVAVGEVIRRYEEEYGRPPEPADAVPAPAARVDLNQTSFLLSPPEWLQEAADKLGIADQREAGSGAGSRAGSRAGSGAGSSDVPEGAPGGVPGGVPAGGDPSLPQTQAGAPASAPVAPAAPVAPAAPAGATPWAGTDTNADAGDDRSVPLPATVFAPPLSGSDEESAPPTAASDAKTALMSGGSQLPPTAVAPALTEPGAPASQGTQGAQGAPQSQPPSPGASPHAPSYGYPQRAGAPSAQGGPVAPARPLAPNAGDIADAATSKAAPPPRRNRGTGAAPPPPPGAPGTPGARPGNTPAAPPSGPGAPGTPAGGYVPTQLVSALGPDGPAGPAGPAGPAGPGAGGAGGGAGNAPQPPGAPNAPAAGPNPPGGTPPGGVHHAATMLADPGRMGPPGAQGAPQPPQPPGPPGAPGAPGMPGAPAAPGTHGAPQAPGAPGVPGAPGMAPGAHGSVGGAPGAVHHAQTMLAGPPQGGPGAPGAPGAPGAPGFPGAPGMPPGGHVPPGAMPSAGGPVPGGGPLPGQAPGYGYPQQQGLPTVGPGYQAVLRYRAHDGSEQQLIRRSAPGTPHPEWQIFHELRAMNVPPDQVLELHTELESCELPGAYCARMIREQWPQARITSIAPYGTDHASRQQGMQQLLAHQGELHQVADGPARPAPVRAPLPAVPPAPPVPPEAIGQELAAVFGPSVFRFEQAAVSRQGVPPVVAHTLVVAGLPGDMGPFFWAQAQPGRPVPTLAELAAERGVQPASDAGSYLVMGSDFGKAICVQYGTANIVAVPVEAGPGGVPVPPQFVNTGLPEFARCLALLGRMWRLRFGLNQEQAGRWTVDFQAQLASLDPAALGSPESWWSVLLEQMWDGLL
- a CDS encoding dihydrofolate reductase family protein; translated protein: MTRIIADISVSLDGFVTGPDPGPDNGLGVGGEALHTWAFSDDPDDRRYLREGTARSGAVVLGRRLFDVVDGPQGWDDTTGYGAGEVGKPAFVVVTNSPPKAVRLAGLDWTFVTTGLADAVAAARERAEVASSAVGKDLDVVLMGGGATIRSAFDAGLVDVLTVHLAPVVLGSGTPLFTGGAPRTLVQRSVTSTSTVTHLTYDVL